Within the Tistrella mobilis genome, the region CGCCGAGTTGCCGAAGTCGATGATCATGTCGACGCCTTCGGTATCCACCCAGCGCCGGGCGAGCGAGACGCCCAGATCGGGCTTGTTCTGGTGGTCGCCCGAGATCACCTCGATCGGCTTGCCGAGCACGGTGGGGCCGAAATCCTCGACGGCGAGCCGGGCGGCGGCGACCGAGCCTTCTCCGCCGAAATCGGCATAGGCACCGCTGCGGTCGTTCATCACCGCAATCCGGACCACATCGTCGGAAACCTGCGCCTGACCGGCCGCAGGGAACAGCATCAGAGCGGCCGCAGCGATCGCGGTCCTCCAGCGAGACGTCATGGATGTCCTCCCCAGGACGATGGGTTCCGGCGCGAAACCAGGGGCCCGCGCGTGCCACCGGAGCCGCCGGTCCGGGTGGATGGCGGTTCCTTATTCTAACTGTTGTTAGATTATTTACTCACGGGTAAGGTATATGCTCATGGGTTCAGGCGTCAAGTATCCCTGCAACGAAAACCGCGGGACCGCATCTGCGGCCAAGAAAACAGCGCCCTGATCAGGCAGAATGCCGGAAGGAACCCGGTTGTCTTCCCTGCATCGCAGCAATCTATTGCGTTGCATCATGAAAAATGCACCGGAGTCCGGTGCGGCGACACGAAGAAAGACCAGGGTGGGCGTCACGAATCCACCCGCTCCAGGGAGGTTCACGTGAACGGACTTATGCAGGACATGCCGCTGCTGATCTCGTCGATCATCGAGCATGCGGCGCGGGCCCATGGCGCCACGGAAATCGTCACCCGCACCAATGAAGGCCCGATCCTCCGCACCAGCTATGGCGAGGTCGCAGCCAGGGCACGGCAGGTGGCCAATGCTCTGGCGGCACTTGGCATCGCCGAGGGGGACCGGGTTGCGACGCTGGCCTGGAACACCCATCGCCACTACGAACTCTATTTCGGCGTTTCGGGTTCGGGCGCGGTCCTGCACACGGTCAATCCGCGGCTGTTCCGCGATCAGGTCGCCTTCATCATGAACCATGCCGACGACCGGGTGGTGTTCGTCGACCTGAACCTGGTGTCGGTTGCGGAAAGCGTCGCCGCCGATCTGCCCGGCGTGACCCATTGGGTGATCCTGACCGACGACGCCCATATGCCCGAGACCACCCTGCCCGGTGCGCTCTGCTACGAGACGCTGATTGCCGCCCAGCCCGCGGAGTATGACTGGCCGCAGCTGGATGAGAACGCGGCCGCGGTGCTCTGCTATACCTCGGGCACGACCGGCAATCCCAAGGGCGTGCTCTACAGCCACCGCTCCACCGTGCTGCACGGGCTGATCAGCTGTTCGGTCGACAGCACCATCGCAGCGTCTGCGGCAGAGACGATCCTGGTGCTGGTGCCGCTGTTCCACGCCAATGCCTGGGGCGTGCCCTATGCCGCGGCCATGGCCGGGTCGAAGCTGGTCTTCCCCGCCTCGAAACTCGATCCCGCGAGCATCGTGGAGCTGATCAACGGCGAGGGGGTCACGGTCAGCGGCGGCGTTCCCACGGTGTGGGTGACCTATCTCCAGCATCTGGACCAGCACCCCGAGGACCGGCCGACCCGGCTGAAGCGGGTCTTCGTGGGTGGCAGCGCCCTGCCGCGCGCGCTGATGGAACGCTTCGATCGCGAGCTTGGCGTGACCATGATTCATGCCTGGGGCATGACCGAGACCAGCCCGATCGTGACCGTGGCCCTGCCGCTGGCAAAGCATGAGGGGCTGGACGAAGAGGCGCTGCGCAGCCTGCGCCTGACCCAGGGACGGCCGGTCTATGGCACCGAGGTCCGGATCGTCGACGAGGCGGGCACACCGGTTGCCCATGACGGCAGGACGCCCGGCAATGTCCAGGTCCGCGGACCCTGGATCGTGAAGGGCTATTTCGGCCGCGACGGGCTGGCGGTCGACGATCGGAACTGGTTCCCGACCGGCGATGTCGGCACCATCGACGCCGACGGCTATCTGCGCCTCACCGACCGGACCAAGGATGTCATCAAGTCGGGCGGCGAATGGATCAGCTCGATCGAGATCGAGAACGAGGCCGTGTCCCATCCGGGCGTGCTGGAGGCGGCGGTGATCGGCGTGCCGCATCCGCGCTGGCAGGAACGGCCGCTGCTGATCGTCACCCCGCGGGCGGGCGCGGAGCTGACGCGCGAGCAGGTGCTGGCCCATCTGGAGCCGCGCATCGCGCGCTGGTGGATGCCCGACGACGTGGTGGTGCTGGATGAACTGCCCCACACCGCCACCGGCAAGATCTGGAAGATCAAGCTGCGGGAGGCTTTCAAAGACTACAGGCTGCCGACGGCCTGATCGCCTTCCGCCACGTCGCCTTCCCCGGGGGCCTCTCCCCGCGCCTCGCGCCGGAGCCGGTAGACCAGCTCCAGCGCGGCGCGGGGGGTGAGATCGTCGGGGTCGAGGGCGGCAAGACGGGCCTGAAGCGCCAGCGCCCCCTCGGCTTCCGGATCGGGCTCCGGTGCCGCCGGCGCCGGCGGCGGTTCCGGCAGGCGGAGGCTCGCGAACAGCGGCAGATCGTCGGCGAGTTTTGCGGCCGGAGAGCCGGCCTCGCCACGCTCGATCTGGCCCAGAACGGCCTCGGCCCGGCGGATCACCCGCTTGGGCAGGCCGGCGAGCCGGGCGACATGGATGCCATAGGACCGGTCGGCGGCGCCGGCGGCCACCTCGTGCAGGAACACCACCTCGCCCTGCCATTCCTTGATCCGCATGGTGTGGCAGGACAATCGGTCGAGCCGGGCCGAAAGGGCGGTGAGCTCATGATAATGGGTGGCGAACAGCCCGCGACAGCGGTTGACGTCGTGCAGATGCTCCACCACCGCCCAGGCGATCGACAGACCGTCCCAGGTGGAGGTGCCGCGGCCGATCTCGTCCAGGATCACCAGCGCCCGGGGACCGGCATGGTTGAGGATCGTCGCGGTCTCGACCATCTCGACCATGAAGGTGGATCGGCCGCGGGCAAGATCGTCGGCCGCCCCCACCCGGCTGAACAGCCGGTCGACCACGCCGATCCGGGCGCGGGCTGCCGGCACGAAGCTGCCGGCCTGGGCCATCACCGCGATCAGGGCGTTCTGGCGCAGAAAGGTGCTCTTGCCGGCCATGTTCGGGCCGGTCAGCAGCCAGAGACCGGGCCTGCCGTCATCCACGGGCTGTCCTGCCGGCCCCCCCAGATCGCAGTCATTGGCGACGAAGCGGCCACCGCCGCTTGCCTCCACGAAGGCTTCCACCACCGGATGGCGGCCGCCCTCGATCGCGAAGGCGGTGCTGCGGTCGATTTCGGGGCGCACATAGTTGCGGGCGCGGGCGAGTTCGGCGAGCGCGGCCGAGACGTCGATCACCGCCAGGGCTGCTGCGGCCGCGGCGATCCCGTCGGCGGCCGCGACCACCTCGGCGGTCAGCTGCTCGAAGGCCTGAAGCTCGGCGGCGAGGGCCTGATCGGCGGCACGGGTGAGGCGGGTTTCCAGCTCGCCGAGTTCGACGGTGGTAAAGCGTACCGCATTGGCCAGCGTCTGGCGGTGGATGAAGCCGTCGCGCCCGGCCAGCTTGTCGGCATGGGCAGGGGTGACCTCGATGAAAAAGCCCAGCACGTTGTTGTGCTTGACCTTGAGAGAGGCGATGCCGGTGTCGCGGCGGCATTCGCCTTCAAGCGCCGCGATATGGCGCCGGCCTTCGGTGGCAAGCGAGCGCAGCTCGTCGAGCGCCGGATCGAACTGACGGGCGATGAAGCCGCCATCGCGGGCGAGCAGCGGCGGTTCGGCCTCGATGGCGGTGCGCAGCCGATGGGCCAGCGCACCATGCGAGCCGAGGGCGGCGAGGCCCTGGCCCAGTTCCTCGGGCAGGTCACCGAACCCCTTGCCGTCTTCAAGAAGCCGGTCGCGGATCTCGCCGGCCCGGAAAAGACCGTCGCCGATGGCGCGCAGGTCGCGGGGGCCGCCGCGGCCGAGCGACAGTCGCTGCAGGGCGCGCTCCAGATCGGGCATGCCGCCCAGCAGTTCGCGCAGTTCTTCCGAGAGCAGGTCGTCGTCGAGCAGATGGGCGACCGCATCCAGCCGGGCGCCGATCGCTTCCGGGTCGGTCAGCGGCGCCGACAGCCGGCGGGCGAGCAGCCGGGCACCGCCGCCGGTCACCGTCAGATCCATCAGCCCCAGCAGGCTGCCGCGACGCTCGCCGGCCATGGTCTGGACGATCTCGAGGCTGCGGCGCGTGGCCGGATCGATCGCCATCACCGTCTCCACACCCTCGCGCCGGGGCGGCGACAGATGCGGCACGCGGCCCTTCTGGGTGAGGGTGACATAGTCGATCAGCGCGCCGCAGGCGGCGGCCTCGGCGCGGCTTTCGATGCCGAAGGCGTCGAGGGCGCCGACACCGTAGTGCTCCATCACCCGCTTCGTCGCGGCGCCGGGGTCGAAAAGGGCGGTGGGTTGCGGGGTGAGGGCGGGGCCGAGTTCGGCCAGGGCGGCCGCGATCTCGGGCCGTTCCAGCAGCCGGTCGGCGACCACCAGTTCGCAGGGCTCCAGCCGCGCAAGCTCGGCCGCCAGCGCCGCCATCTCGATGCCGGTCACCGCAAACTCGCCGGTCGAGACATCGACCCAGGCCAACGCCAGACGGCTGTCGGCCCGGGCGAGGGCGACCAGATTGTTCGATCGCCGGGCATCGAGCAGCGTGTCTTCGACGATGGTGCCCGGGGTGACGACGCGCACCACCTCGCGCCGGACCAGGGCCTTGTACCCGCGCTGGCGCCGGGCCTCGGCCGGATCCTCGGTCTGCTCGCAGATCGCGACCCTGTGGCCGGCGCGGATCAGCCGCGACAGGTAGTGCTCGGCCGCATGCACCGGCACCCCGGCCATGGGGATGTCCTCCCCCTTGTGCTGGCCGCGGCGGGTGAGGGTGATGTCCAGCGTGCGCGCCGCCTCGATCGCATCGTCGAAGAACAGCTCGTAGAAATCGCCCATGCGATAGAACAGCAGGCAGCCCGGATGCTCGCGTTTGACCGCCAGATACTGGGCCATCATCGGCGTGGCACCGGCGATCTCGTCGTCGGCCGCTGCGTCGGGGCGGTCGTCGGGGGTCCGCTGGCGGGATCTGGTCATCGGGCAGCTCGGCAGAAGGGGGTTGGCCGCAAGGGCGCATGCGGGCCGGCCGACCCTAGCGCGAGAGCCCGGCACCCGACAAGGGCCGCCACCGGCCCCCCGCGTCCGGGGCGGGTTTCACCCGTCGACACATGGACCGGCTTCGGCTATAAAAAAACGGACAACCGCGACCTTTTGGAATAATGCGACCGGAAGCCGATGATTTATAAAACTGTATGACCCATCGGCGGTGCCCTCTCTGCCGATGGCGGCGGAGACGGAGAACGGTGCCCGCGGCCCCCTGCCTGCACGGCATGTGGCCCCAATCATGTCGCGCGACGATCTCTTGAAATTTCGTTACAGTGTCTGCCTTTCGTGACCCGCGCAAGGGTTGCGGCCGTTTTGCGGCCTGGGGGGCGGGCCGTCGTCTTGACCTCAGAGAAGATCAAAAACCCGAAGGGCTACCCGGATGGATGGCGAGAAGTATTACGTGACCGAGCAGGAGGCGCTGGAGTTCCACCAGGGCGACCGGCCGGGCAAGCTGTCGATCACGCCGACCAAGGCGCTGATGACCCAGCGCGACCTGTCGCTCGCCTACAGCCCCGGCGTCGCCTGGCCGTGCCTGCACATCAACAAGGACGAGAACAAGGCCTACGACTACACGTCGAAGGGCAATATGGTCGCCGTCATCTCGAACGGCACCGCGGTTC harbors:
- a CDS encoding long-chain-fatty-acid--CoA ligase; translation: MNGLMQDMPLLISSIIEHAARAHGATEIVTRTNEGPILRTSYGEVAARARQVANALAALGIAEGDRVATLAWNTHRHYELYFGVSGSGAVLHTVNPRLFRDQVAFIMNHADDRVVFVDLNLVSVAESVAADLPGVTHWVILTDDAHMPETTLPGALCYETLIAAQPAEYDWPQLDENAAAVLCYTSGTTGNPKGVLYSHRSTVLHGLISCSVDSTIAASAAETILVLVPLFHANAWGVPYAAAMAGSKLVFPASKLDPASIVELINGEGVTVSGGVPTVWVTYLQHLDQHPEDRPTRLKRVFVGGSALPRALMERFDRELGVTMIHAWGMTETSPIVTVALPLAKHEGLDEEALRSLRLTQGRPVYGTEVRIVDEAGTPVAHDGRTPGNVQVRGPWIVKGYFGRDGLAVDDRNWFPTGDVGTIDADGYLRLTDRTKDVIKSGGEWISSIEIENEAVSHPGVLEAAVIGVPHPRWQERPLLIVTPRAGAELTREQVLAHLEPRIARWWMPDDVVVLDELPHTATGKIWKIKLREAFKDYRLPTA
- the mutS gene encoding DNA mismatch repair protein MutS — its product is MTRSRQRTPDDRPDAAADDEIAGATPMMAQYLAVKREHPGCLLFYRMGDFYELFFDDAIEAARTLDITLTRRGQHKGEDIPMAGVPVHAAEHYLSRLIRAGHRVAICEQTEDPAEARRQRGYKALVRREVVRVVTPGTIVEDTLLDARRSNNLVALARADSRLALAWVDVSTGEFAVTGIEMAALAAELARLEPCELVVADRLLERPEIAAALAELGPALTPQPTALFDPGAATKRVMEHYGVGALDAFGIESRAEAAACGALIDYVTLTQKGRVPHLSPPRREGVETVMAIDPATRRSLEIVQTMAGERRGSLLGLMDLTVTGGGARLLARRLSAPLTDPEAIGARLDAVAHLLDDDLLSEELRELLGGMPDLERALQRLSLGRGGPRDLRAIGDGLFRAGEIRDRLLEDGKGFGDLPEELGQGLAALGSHGALAHRLRTAIEAEPPLLARDGGFIARQFDPALDELRSLATEGRRHIAALEGECRRDTGIASLKVKHNNVLGFFIEVTPAHADKLAGRDGFIHRQTLANAVRFTTVELGELETRLTRAADQALAAELQAFEQLTAEVVAAADGIAAAAAALAVIDVSAALAELARARNYVRPEIDRSTAFAIEGGRHPVVEAFVEASGGGRFVANDCDLGGPAGQPVDDGRPGLWLLTGPNMAGKSTFLRQNALIAVMAQAGSFVPAARARIGVVDRLFSRVGAADDLARGRSTFMVEMVETATILNHAGPRALVILDEIGRGTSTWDGLSIAWAVVEHLHDVNRCRGLFATHYHELTALSARLDRLSCHTMRIKEWQGEVVFLHEVAAGAADRSYGIHVARLAGLPKRVIRRAEAVLGQIERGEAGSPAAKLADDLPLFASLRLPEPPPAPAAPEPDPEAEGALALQARLAALDPDDLTPRAALELVYRLRREARGEAPGEGDVAEGDQAVGSL